CAAGGGCACCATCGAGGAGGGGATGCTGTCCGTCCTGGGATTCAAGCGCTCGCTCTTCGCCGGCATCCTCGACGGCGGCGAGAGCGAGGTGTTTCTCGGCGGCAGTCGGCTCAAGCGCTTCATGGAGAGCATCGAGAACGTCACCGCCGGTATTCCGGCTCCGATCGTGGAGGAGGCTGCCGAGCCCGCGCCGGCCGAACCAGCAGCCGCCGAGGGAAGCATCGATGGCGACAGCGAAGTGGCCGTGGCCGCTGCCTCGCCCCGTCCGGCAGCTGACCCGCTGAGCGTTCTGCTCCAGACAGGTCTCGATCTGCTTACGCAGTTCGCGTCAGTGGCGGGGACGGGTCAGGCGGCGGCCGCAGCGACGCCGCCGCGACTGTTCGAGCGAATCCGTGACGAGCGCTCGGGCCAGAGCTATCTGAAGATCCGGATGCCCGAGCCCGAGGTCGTGGACCGCGTCGCGCAAGCGCTGCAGGCGCTCCTGGAAAGCCTCAGGCCCTGACCCGACCTTTGCGGCGGGTCGCCGAGGCCCGCGCGCTCGAGGAAAAAGCCGAAGGCGATGCCGAGGAGGAGGCCGGCCCCCTCTTCAGCGCTGAGCGGGGCGCTCATCGCCAGGCCCTCCTCACAACCCACGCCGTGGCGAGCCCGCCGGCGAGAAACGCGAGGGTAAACGCCGACGCTCCCGGAGTGAGCACCGCGCTTCCGGACAGCGCGACGCTGCTCGTGCAGCCCTGGGCGATCCGGCTCGCGAGCCCCACGACGGCCGGGAGTTACCCGCCTGAGCACCAGCGCAGCGTCTTCGGGTTTCAGTGCGGGGCGAGGTGAGTGAGGACCTGCGTCAACAGCTCGTCACTCGGCGCCGATCACCCTGAGCCCGCTGGCGCGCGACGCGGTGGCCAGGGCCGTGTCGTGGGTCGCCATGACGAGGTCGGCCCCCGTGCGCTCGCGCCAGAGCATGGCCGTGGCGAGATGGATCGCATCCAGGGTGCCAAGCTCGGTGGGTAGGGGCTGCGCCGCGCGACGGAGGACCACGGCGGTGGCTTCGACGATCTCCAGGCTCTCGAGCACCCGGAAGACGGTCTCGCGGCGCACCGCAATCTCGCGGTCGGGAATCCTCGCCCGCAGCCGGAGCCGGTCGAGGGTTCGGAGACACTCGACCTCAACCAGCGCGCTGGCGACCCCCCGGCGCATCGCTCGCCATTCCTTCAACGCCTCCGGCTGGCCTAGGACGATGCGCAGGACCACGGAGGCATCGAGGTAGGCGATCATCGCTCGCCCTGCCGCTCCTCCAGCAGGAGGGTGACGACATCGACCGGGAGGGGCAGCGGGCGCGGGAGCGGCACCCGGCCCGGCGGCGGGGCTCCTCGCCGGGGGTGCCGGACGCTCAGCGGGGGCGTGTCGCCGGTGACGGGAACGATGCGGGCGATCGGCGTCTCGCGGTCGAGCACCGTCACCTCCGCGCCTCCACGGACCCGTCGCAGGTACTCACTCAATCGCGCTTTGAGCTGGGCCACGCCCACATGCATCATGGCCATAACATAGTCACGAATGGTCACAAGGTCAAGGGGGCTCGATTGGGGCGCGGCGCTCGAAAGGATAGGGCTGAAGGGAGGTGTGCGCCACCACGGGGGATCAGCCGGGACGAAGCTGAGCCCGGGTGGGGTCCAGGCGCCCCAGTGGGTCGGGCCGTTTCCCCAAAGCGTCCTTCATGCGGCATCGTCCTAACCCCACCCTGCACAAGAAGAGAATTGCTTTTCAGTTGGTTGAGTTCTGTCCCGGGCTGTCTGGCAGCAGTCTTGCACCCACAGCTTGACCGGGGCTTGATCCCGATGCGAACGCCTGATCGACTGATCGTTCTCGCCGCGATCGGCATGATCGTGGCGGTCGGCTTCTGCCTCTTCGATACCACCCACGCCACGGACACGGACCTTTGCGCGTGCCTCATCGTGGCGGCGCTCGCTCTTCCGCTCGCGTCTACCCTCGCGGCAACGGGTCGCTTCGTGCCCGTGCTGACGCCGCTCTCCGACCGCTATCCTCCGGACCTGCCCTCCCCGCCTCCCAAAGCCTGATCCGCTCCGTCACCGGTTTCCCGCCCGCGTTTGAGAGGGATGAAGTGAACAACCGTCCAGAAGGAGTCTGGCGATGCGCTCGATCTTGCGCTTGGCACTCGTGCTCTCAACGGTGACCCTCGGCGCCGCGGCAATTTTGGAGGCGCAGGAAGGGCTGACGAAACGCGACCGCCAGGGGCCCGTGGCCGTCACCGTCACGCTCACCACGCCCCCGGCGATCGGAGCCCCGATCAGGGCCAGGGTCGTCCTGGACACCCACTCGGTGGCGCTCGACGACATCAAGTTCGAGGAGGTCGTGCTTCTGCGGACCCCTGACGGCTCCGACATGGGGCCGACGGCCGTGGAGCAGGCGGCGGGAGGCGGCCACCATCGTCAGGCCGTCCTGGTCTTCCCGGCGATCACCCAACCCGGAAGTGCGCGCGTCATCGTCAAGAATGTCGGCGGAGTGGCCGAGCGCAGCTTCGCCTGGGAACTGGCGCCGGCGCGCTGACGCGGGGTTCAGCCCTTGCACGGCGAGGACATCCCGTTCGGCTACGGCTTCTGGACGCTGGTGGTCCTGATAAGGAGGGAAGCATGGGAAAGCAGCGAGCCAGGCAGGCTCCGCCGCGGCGCCGGAGGTGGCGCTGGGCGGCGCTCGCCGCTCTCGGCCTGATCGCGGCGGCCGCCGCCGGGTTCTGGTGGTTTTCGGAGCCCCCGGCCGCGTCCGGCGGCACGCCGCGGCTCGTGGTGAATCGGACAGAGGTGGACCTCGGCGATCTCCCCTTCGAGGCGCCGGCCAGGGCGGTGTTTACCCTCACCAACGCCGGGGACGGTCTGCTGCGCCTCGCTAGCGTGCCGCCCGTCAAGCTCCTCAAGGGGTGCTGACCGCCGAAGGCGGTCGTCGGTCAGACGACCATCCGGTCCGGACGCTCGACGACGCTCACGCTGGAGTTCACCATGCACGCGGGGATGGGCGGAGCCCACGAGTTCCTGGTCCCTCTCCGGACGAACGATCGCGCGGCTCCCGAGCGACCGCTCGTGGTCCGTTCCTACTGGGGCCCCCGCTGATCTCCCGAGCGTAACAATATCGGCGGACAGTGTGGCCCGACCTGCCTTCCCGCCGAGGGGATCCTCACCGAACGGCTGGACTTGATCGCGCTCGAAGAGTGAGACAGGATTTATGCAAGTGAAGCGGCTTGAGGAGGGGGAACCATGCGCCGCTACCCTACGCGGTTCGGTTTCCTAACGCTCGTCTTCGGCGCGGTCCTTAGCGTGGCTGTGCTCTCGGCGAGGGCCCAGCAGATGCCCGGCATGGGCCACGGCGGCCGGACCCAGCCTGGAGATTCGGGAGGGCACGGTGACCATGGGACGCCCAAAGACTGGAAGTTCACCTGGCCGAAAGGGGATCCCGCCAAGGGGCGCGAGGTGTTTATGAAGCTGGAGTGCTACAGCTGTCATGAGGTGAGAGGGGAAACCTTCCCGGCTCCCAGCGAGCCAGGCAAGGTAGGGCCTGAGCTTTCCGCGATGGGCCCGCTGCACGAGCCTGAGTACTTTGCTGAGACGATCATCAACCCCAACGCGGTCATCGAGCAGGGGAAGGGCTATTCGGCGCCGGGACGGCTCGTCCAAGATGCCGTCGTTCAACGACGTGGTCACGGTCCAGGAAGTGGTGGACCTGGTGGCGTACCTCCGATCGCTCAAGCCGCCTGCGGCAGCCCCCGCCGGCCACGGGCGCGGGCACTGAACCCGGACAATGCCTCTGGCTCCTTGGCGCGGGGATGACCGATAATCGACGATGATCGATGGCGCCATTTCTGGGCCGCAGCCAAGGACTTCACCTGGGGCCTCCTCGTGTTTGACCTCTATCTGGGCGCTCTCAGGGAGCGGAGGAAATACGCCGACGTGTTCGACCTGGTCGTGCTGGGGGAATTTGTGGGCCTTCCCGTGCTGAATGCGGGGCTGACGCTGAGGCTGCTCCCCCATCTCTTCCCCGAGCTGAAGCCATGGAGACGTCGCCTGCTCACGGAGCGGGATATCACCGATCTCCTGGCGTAAGAGACGTTTTCCCTTCAATTCCTCTGACTCTCGGGAATACGCTATGGAGATGCACTGGTTTGAGAAGTGGGCCGTCAACTCGTTCTCGGGCCTGTACCTGCGTTGGTATCTCCTTCCGCGGCTCCTAGCCCTCATGGACGCGCCCCTTCGGGGGAGGGGCTTGGCGCTGGGTCCCGGGGTCGGATGGGAGACGCTTGCCCTCGCGGAGAAGTTTCCAGAGGCGACCCTGATTGGGGTGGACTACGACCCCGACCAGGTTGAACGGGCCCGGCGCAACCTCGCCGGACGTCCGGTCCTCGCGCACAGGGTCGCCTTCGGGCAGGGAGATGCAACCGCCTTGTCGTTCCCTGCCGAGACGTTCGACTTCGCGTACGAGCTGAACGTCCTCCATCATATCCGCGACTACGCAGCTGCCATCGGGGAAGTTCATCGGGCGCTGAAACCGGGTGGGCGGTTCTTCCTTCAGGACCTGTCCCGCCGCTTTTTCCTGCCTGGTCTCCGACATCTCTTCCCGCCGGAAAGCCTGTTCACGAGAGTCGAGTTGGTTCGGGAGCTCGGGGCCGCCGGATTCGACGTGGAGGCAGAGACGGGTCGCGCGATTCTCTTCATCCGTGCGCGTCGGCGGTGAGCTCCGACGGCTCTGGCGGCGGCGGGCGGGTTACTGGTGGTTCTGGCCATGATCTGCCGGGCAGCGTGCTCCGCGAGGGTGCCGGCGCCGTGACCTGAGGGACGCTGTCATGGCCGTAAAGGTTCGGCTCGGCGAGCCTCCCGAGCCACCGCGGCGATGACCGCGCCCCCAGGCAGGAGCGCTGAGCATGGGCACGGTTCCCGCCTATCGCGATACGATTGGGCTTGACTGAGAGGCAAAAGCAGGTGATGCCGGACAAGCTCGAAGCTGTGGAGACGAAGCCCGGCGGCCGGAGGGTCGTGCCTTCGGCGACGACGGGCGTCAGTGGGGAGGCGCCGGGGCTCCGCATCACGCTCCCCATCAGCGGGCTGACCTGCCCGGCTTGCGTCCAGGCGGTGGAGCGCGCCCTCCGGGCGGTGCCGGGGGTGAGGACTGCAACGGTCAACTTCGCCTGGGGCCTCGCCACCGCCGAGTACGACCCCAGGCAGACCACCGTCGCGGCGCTCTACGAGGCAATCAAGGCTGCCGGCTACCGTGCCGTCACGGCCCGGGCGTGGTTCGGTATCCAGGGGATGACCTGCGCCTCCTGCATCGCCAAGATTGAGGATGCCGTGCTGGCGACGCCCGGTGTCCTGAAGGTCAGCGTGAGCCTGGGGACCGAGGAGGCGGAGGTCGAATACCTGCCGAGTGTCACGGAGCTCGCGGCGGTCAAGGCCGCCGTCGCCTCGGCAGGCTACCCGGTCGTGGAGGCGCCGCGGCCCGCGGGGCCCGCGGCCCTGGATCGGGAGACGGAGGATCGAGAGAAAGAATACAGCTCGCTCATGAGGAAGTGGTGGTTCGGCGCTGCGGTCGGCGCCTTCACGATGATCATGAGCTACCCGTGGATCTTCCCTCTCCTCGGGGCGGGGTTTCCGCGGGGGAGCCCCCAGCTCTGGCCCGCGATGGCCGCAGGCGTGACCAACCGCGTATGGGAAATCAGGGAATTGCTATAAGGAGAAGCATAGTTTGGATTCATCGCTTCTTATCTATCCAATCCCATACCCATTTGGACATCCAGCCATAGCGTTCTTTTACGTTTACTTCAACGATCAACATTTCATCTTGTGACCCAAGATATGGTTTCAGGATGTCGTGCCACTGTTGAGGTGTCCTTCTCGTCCAT
This is a stretch of genomic DNA from Candidatus Rokuibacteriota bacterium. It encodes these proteins:
- a CDS encoding type II toxin-antitoxin system prevent-host-death family antitoxin, with translation MTIRDYVMAMMHVGVAQLKARLSEYLRRVRGGAEVTVLDRETPIARIVPVTGDTPPLSVRHPRRGAPPPGRVPLPRPLPLPVDVVTLLLEERQGER
- a CDS encoding class I SAM-dependent methyltransferase, giving the protein MHWFEKWAVNSFSGLYLRWYLLPRLLALMDAPLRGRGLALGPGVGWETLALAEKFPEATLIGVDYDPDQVERARRNLAGRPVLAHRVAFGQGDATALSFPAETFDFAYELNVLHHIRDYAAAIGEVHRALKPGGRFFLQDLSRRFFLPGLRHLFPPESLFTRVELVRELGAAGFDVEAETGRAILFIRARRR
- a CDS encoding c-type cytochrome translates to MRRYPTRFGFLTLVFGAVLSVAVLSARAQQMPGMGHGGRTQPGDSGGHGDHGTPKDWKFTWPKGDPAKGREVFMKLECYSCHEVRGETFPAPSEPGKVGPELSAMGPLHEPEYFAETIINPNAVIEQGKGYSAPGRLVQDAVVQRRGHGPGSGGPGGVPPIAQAACGSPRRPRARALNPDNASGSLARG
- a CDS encoding ATP-dependent helicase yields the protein KGTIEEGMLSVLGFKRSLFAGILDGGESEVFLGGSRLKRFMESIENVTAGIPAPIVEEAAEPAPAEPAAAEGSIDGDSEVAVAAASPRPAADPLSVLLQTGLDLLTQFASVAGTGQAAAAATPPRLFERIRDERSGQSYLKIRMPEPEVVDRVAQALQALLESLRP
- a CDS encoding PIN domain-containing protein — protein: MIAYLDASVVLRIVLGQPEALKEWRAMRRGVASALVEVECLRTLDRLRLRARIPDREIAVRRETVFRVLESLEIVEATAVVLRRAAQPLPTELGTLDAIHLATAMLWRERTGADLVMATHDTALATASRASGLRVIGAE
- a CDS encoding copper ion binding protein is translated as MTERQKQVMPDKLEAVETKPGGRRVVPSATTGVSGEAPGLRITLPISGLTCPACVQAVERALRAVPGVRTATVNFAWGLATAEYDPRQTTVAALYEAIKAAGYRAVTARAWFGIQGMTCASCIAKIEDAVLATPGVLKVSVSLGTEEAEVEYLPSVTELAAVKAAVASAGYPVVEAPRPAGPAALDRETEDREKEYSSLMRKWWFGAAVGAFTMIMSYPWIFPLLGAGFPRGSPQLWPAMAAGVTNRVWEIRELL